The following are encoded together in the Mycteria americana isolate JAX WOST 10 ecotype Jacksonville Zoo and Gardens chromosome 2, USCA_MyAme_1.0, whole genome shotgun sequence genome:
- the SLC45A4 gene encoding solute carrier family 45 member 4 isoform X2, with protein MICALRKAVLLTIGLPEQYYSLTWFLSPILGLIFTPLIGSASDRCTLSWGRRRPFILALCIGVLFGVALFLNGSVIGLAIGDVPDKQPIGIVLTVLGVVVLDFCADATEGPIRAYLLDVVDSEEQDMALNIHAFSAGLGGAIGYMLGGLDWTQTFLGGIFKSQEQVLFFFAAIIFSVSVALHLFSIEEEQYNPQQDRIDDEGDTLSSVKFSGSLPPLNRLNVISEEEPYGASMFHDEVQSEHDLNIEFLEVNIVRSKSDSVLHMPDATLEIESELLFLHDIEPSIFQDASYPNTPHNTSQEIMKSKLNHLSAFLRDNEKEEEMLLDNRLNEDKVPNVNGSLPKEFLNGHARIGMKQSSTSNSMRRRRHMFYRQPSYTFSYYGKIGSHRYRFRRANAIVLIKSSRSMNDIYDMQKRQRQRYRHRNQSGTTNSSGDTESEEGETETTVRLLWLSMLKMPKELLRLCVCHLLTWFSIIAEAVFYTDFMGQVIFQGDPKAPSNSTELHAYNAGVQMGCWGLVIYAATAAVCSALLQKYLDNYDLSIKVIYILGTLGFSLGTAVMAIFPNVYVTMIMISTMGIVSMSISYCPYALLGQYHDIKEYIHHSPGNSKRGFGIDCAILSCQVYISQILVASALGGVVDVVGTVRVIPMVASVGSFLGFLTATFLVIYPEVNEEPKEEQKGLGPPEKTEGNGTSAEKPTVLKLTRKGAAASELESESAV; from the exons ATGATCTGTGCTTTAAGGAAGGCTGTTTTATTAACCATTG gTCTTCCTGAACAATACTACAGCCTCACTTGGTTCCTTAGCCCTATCCTGGGCTTGATCTTCACTCCGCTTATAGGTTCGGCTAGTGACCGCTGCACACTGAGCTGGGGCCGCCGGCGGCCTTTTATTCTTGCTCTCTGCATTGGTGTCCTCTTTGGAGTTGCACTTTTCCTTAATGGCTCTGTTATAG gcCTGGCTATTGGTGATGTCCCGGACAAGCAGCCCATTGGTATAGTTCTCACGGTGCTTGGTGTTGTGGTGTTGGACTTTTGCGCTGATGCAACAGAAGGGCCAATTCGGGCCTACTTGTTGGATGTGGTGGACAGTGAAGAACAAGACATGGCCCTTAACATCCATGCATTTTCAGCTG GTCTTGGAGGAGCAATCGGTTATATGTTAGGAGGGCTGGACTGGACACAGACCTTCTTGGGCGGTATTTTTAAATCTCAAGAGcaagtccttttcttctttgcagctattattttctctgtctccGTTGCTCTCCACCTTTTTAGCATTGAAGAAGAGCAATATAACCCTCAGCAGGACAGGATTGATGACGAAGGAGACACACTTTCCAGTGTCAAATTCAGTGGTAGTCTACCCCCTCTGAATCGACTGAATGTAATTAGTGAGGAAGAGCCGTATGGAGCCTCTATGTTCCACGATGAGGTTCAGTCAGAGCATGATCTCAATATTGAGTTCCTTGAGGTGAACATTGTAAGAAGTAAGAGTGACTCAGTTCTGCACATGCCCGATGCTACATTGGAAATTGAGTCGGAGCTGCTTTTTCTGCATGACATCGAACCCTCCATCTTTCAGGATGCTTCGTATCCAAACACTCCCCACAACACAAGCCAAGAGATCATGAAATCCAAACTCAACCACCTGTCTGCTTTCCTCAGGGAcaatgagaaagaggaggaaatgttACTTGATAATCGCTTAAATGAAGATAAAGTCCCAAACGTGAATGGCTCCCTACCAAAAGAGTTCCTCAATGGACACGCTAGAATAGGCATGAAGCAATCCAGTACTTCAAACTCCATGCGAAGGAGGAGGCACATGTTCTACCGTCAGCCATCTTACACCTTCTCGTACTATGGCAAAATAGGCTCTCACCGCTATCGCTTTCGTCGGGCCAATGCCATTGTCTTGATAAAGTCCTCACGCAGCATGAATGATATCTACGACATGCAGAAGCGGCAGCGACAGAGGTACAGACACAGGAATCAAAGTGGCACAACAAATTCAAGTGGAGACACAGAGAGCGAAGAGGGGGAGACTGAAACCACTGTCAGACTCTTGTGGTTGTCGATGCTAAAGATGCCAAAGGAGCTACTGAGACTGTGCGTCTGCCACCTCTTAACTTGGTTTTCGATCATTGCTGAAGCTGTGTTCTATACAGATTTCATGGGTCAGGTCATCTTTCAGGGCGATCCAAAG GCCCCTTCTAACTCAACTGAGTTACACGCCTATAATGCTGGAGTTCAGATGGGATGCTGGGGACTGGTAATTTATGCTGCTACTGCTGCCGTTTGTTCAG CCTTGTTGCAGAAATACTTGGACAACTATGACCTTAGTATAAAAGTGATCTACATCCTGGGCACGCTGGGTTTTTCTCTTGGCACTGCAGTGATGGCTATATTCCCCAACGTGTACGTCACCATGATAATGATCAGCACTATGGGAATAGTCTCTATGAGTATCTCCTACTGCCCCTATGCGCTTTTGGGACAATACCATGATATTAAAGAG tATATTCACCATAGTCCCGGGAACTCAAAGCGAGGATTTGGCATAGACTGCGCTATTCTGTCATGTCAGGTTTACATCTCCCAGATCCTGGTGGCCTCTGCGCTTGGTGGTGTGGTGGATGTGGTTGGCACAGTCAGAGTCATTCCCATGGTGGCTTCAGTGGGATCCTTCCTGGGTTTTTTGACAGCTACCTTCTTGGTGATTTACCCCGAAGTCAATGAAGAGccaaaggaagaacagaaaggactAGGTCCTCCAGAGAAAACTGAAGGCAACGGCACGAGCGCAGAGAAGCCAACTGTGCTGAAGCTCACGCGCAAAGGAGCTGCCGCGTCAGAGCTGGAGAGCGAGTCAGCCGTGTGA